The following proteins are encoded in a genomic region of Xanthomonas cassavae CFBP 4642:
- a CDS encoding trypsin-like serine peptidase: MIRKNALYLALFSAVSVSALAAPPTEMDAAPVSTAPQAAKLGAATLQSASLRGGILPARVVLLAAPSSKELGSVREKRIAQVKHGQPLQIGFSRAVPQPLVNLAKLDWQMASDGSRVATLKLGSAQAASLRAALVVRGAGATPGDPSRVTLRFAGDDGRVFEQSGASFVGTGDAIGWSPTVNGDNLLVEISLPAGLYPENFSLSVPQLSHLDISPTASPRDMMTIAIGESDACQNDIVCRANPTAGFTSAAKAVARMVFTTSQGSFLCTGTLLNNTNTPKRNLFWTAAHCISTQTVANTLQTYWFYDAASCNGNTASSQATTLTGGAFLRHANTTRDTALLELKTAPPSGAFYAAWNSAAIGSTSTSIVGIHHPSGDVKKYSLGTVTGLNTSIDGKSPLYRVVWNDGVTEGGSSGSGLFTIASGGAYQLRGGLYGGYSLCTAQTDPDYYSRFSDVYSSISTFFGQ, encoded by the coding sequence ATGATTCGCAAGAATGCGTTGTATCTCGCGCTGTTCTCCGCTGTTTCCGTCTCCGCGCTGGCTGCGCCGCCCACCGAGATGGATGCTGCACCGGTGAGCACTGCGCCACAGGCGGCCAAGCTCGGCGCAGCGACGTTGCAGTCGGCAAGCCTGCGTGGCGGCATCCTGCCCGCACGCGTGGTGCTGCTGGCCGCGCCCAGCAGCAAGGAACTCGGCAGCGTGCGCGAAAAGCGCATTGCGCAAGTCAAGCATGGGCAGCCGCTGCAGATCGGCTTTTCGCGTGCCGTGCCGCAGCCGCTCGTCAACCTGGCCAAGCTGGATTGGCAGATGGCCAGCGATGGTTCGCGCGTTGCCACCTTGAAGCTCGGCTCCGCGCAGGCGGCCTCGCTACGCGCGGCGTTGGTGGTGCGCGGTGCTGGCGCAACGCCGGGCGATCCGTCGCGGGTGACGCTGCGCTTTGCCGGCGACGACGGCCGCGTGTTCGAGCAATCCGGCGCCAGCTTTGTCGGTACCGGTGATGCGATCGGCTGGTCGCCGACGGTCAATGGCGACAACCTGCTGGTGGAGATCTCGCTGCCGGCCGGCCTGTATCCGGAAAACTTCAGCCTCAGCGTCCCGCAGCTGTCGCATCTGGACATCAGCCCCACCGCCAGCCCGCGCGACATGATGACCATTGCCATTGGCGAAAGCGATGCGTGCCAGAACGATATCGTTTGCCGCGCCAACCCCACTGCCGGCTTCACCAGCGCTGCCAAGGCGGTGGCGCGCATGGTGTTCACCACCAGCCAGGGCTCGTTCCTGTGCACCGGCACCCTGCTCAACAACACCAATACGCCCAAGCGCAACCTGTTCTGGACCGCCGCGCACTGCATCAGCACGCAGACGGTGGCCAACACGCTGCAGACCTACTGGTTCTACGACGCAGCCAGTTGCAACGGCAACACCGCCAGTTCGCAGGCGACCACGCTGACCGGCGGCGCGTTCCTGCGCCATGCCAACACCACGCGCGATACCGCGCTGCTGGAGCTGAAGACCGCACCGCCCAGCGGCGCGTTCTACGCGGCCTGGAACAGCGCGGCGATCGGTTCGACCAGTACGTCGATCGTGGGCATCCACCACCCCTCCGGCGACGTCAAGAAATATTCGCTGGGTACGGTCACCGGGCTGAACACCTCCATCGACGGCAAGAGCCCGCTGTATCGCGTGGTCTGGAACGACGGCGTCACCGAAGGCGGCTCGTCCGGCTCGGGCCTGTTCACCATCGCCAGCGGGGGCGCGTATCAGCTGCGCGGCGGCCTGTACGGCGGGTATTCGCTCTGCACGGCGCAGACCGATCCGGACTACTACTCGCGCTTCTCCGACGTGTATTCGTCGATCTCCACGTTCTTCGGGCAGTAA